The window ATGTACGACATTAAAGTTACAGTTATGTAGGGTGCTTCTGAAAGATCTTTGTGTCAACaagattgaatatttattatttatatatacattttcatAGAACCTTTGCGAATAAATTAGAACATTCCGAGCAAAATTTAAGAATACAGAATAGTGAACATATTCATTTTACCACCTGAATCCAATTTAAAAGTCCACCTTCACATCagatagttatatattttaaccgtttctaaaattcaaattaaagacAAATGAATCCAATTCCACTTCAAGTAATTCTCATGTTTACCCAAATAGTCCGATAAGCCAGTAATATcttctgcttcttcttcttttttttatcaaaaattctTTCTTCAGAACAAGAACAACCCATATTAAAATCAAGAATCTTCCTATCAGAAGGAACTGAAGTATTTGGTGCCAAGAGTAGGTAATGGGTAAACATAGAATAACAAGTTACATGTAACTAACTCTACAGGAGAAGTCATTTTTGGCCCAACAAGTATACTAATTATGACAAAAAGCATGTCTGGTGTAAATCTTCCAGAATAAAAAATCGAAGTTGAAACCTCAAAAAAAGATTCCAAATTTAGACCTAATAATGGACACAGTCCATCCATCCATCAATATCAAAGTTACAATCAAACACCTAGCTTAATTCCAAACACCACTAAAAACCAAGTTTCCAGCTACAGATAACAATTACAGGGTAAATATGAACATAAACCATTCCTGAATATAATCTAACCCTTAACATAAATGTGGACATCGCATCAAATGCAATCCAGATACAATTCAATCCAATCACAAGAGAAATTCATATCGTGCATCAGTATCAAATGATCATTTATCAAAATCTACAATAGGTATTCAGGCTAGGAAATTGAGTTAGTCAAAAAAATTCAGATAGGAAATGAAATCCAAACCTTAAACGACATCGAAATCAGATGCTGGCGGCTAAGAATTTCTACGCAGAACGAACGAACaaatattctttttcttcttcgcttcttcttctttgaatTACGCACAAGTGCGACTTCTCTCTCATCGAGCCTTCAAGCGGAGTGGtgatgaagagagagagagaaccGCGAGCTCGTTTTGGCCTTCCTTCCTTCCACCCATCGGGCCTCCGATAAGTCACCCCTTGGCCAGATGATTTATTCGTTATCATTTACAGCCGTTGATTTCAATCCAAATCTTACTATTTATAATTCAGTGTCATCTGACGGTCATATGATAATCTGTAACCTAACAAATTCGTGGGTGTGAGTGTACACAATAGCTTCTACCATAAACAGATCGGCCTGGCCCACTATTTTTTGCAGCCGTGGTTGgaatctttttcttctttatttctctctctattcatcATTATTgattaaacaatttattatgccttgtttgatattaatataaattcacatCTATCATAAAGTATTCCTAGTCCAGTTGAAAACGTGTTTTTCCatctaaaatatttgtattgttttgttaaataatcatatatatatatatattttaaaatttctcaaactaATTAAACCCAAACATTCATATACATCAATAAGTTGAATATATGGGTTGATTAATGTTGACTCTTGGAaagttttatttaggttttttttttttaaaaaaaatttataataataggtgataattttaatgaagataataatttttgtagtaaaaaatcttaaaaggtattgatatatataaataaaataataatttaaaataaagagtattttagttaataaattgagtaataTGTTGGATGAGAAAAGAGTGAAATGATGTTTGTGTTATTGAAATGTCTCAAACCGAGCTATCATACGAACACTTCAATCTAAAGCGATCTCTAATGAAAACTCTGTCTctttaaaaaatgtgtaatatataataaagaagagagaaaagaatTAAGGTTGAATGAGTATTAAACACAAAACTTAATGAACACAATGATAAGAAGATGTTCCAATTATACAAATTGTCCCTCACCCATCTAACTACCCTTTCAACAGAATCAGATAGTAGTAGTCACACTGAGAGACTAATATTTCTTTTGCCCAAGGAAATTCAAagcaaaaaaagaaaagaaagaaacacTAGATAGAATCTTCCATCATTTTCACACCTTACATATTAATATAACAAATGGATCAAACAATTTCCCAAGGTCTAGTCTCAGCAATGGAGGGAGGAGGAGTTCCGACTCTTGCCCCCTCCCCGCCCAAACCAAGCGGGAGTTCTTCTTGTATGAAccctaaaataagaaaaaaagaaaacacgtttttcttcttcttttattcttctAAATCTGCATTTCTGGCTGGGGTGTGTTTCCTCTGTTTTCTGTTCCTGGCTCTCTTTGCTTTCATACGACGCTTCTTTTCATTGGCATCAATCCACACATAATCAGATGGTATGTTGAAAGGATCAACGAGATCGTCTCTGAAACTGCGACTTTCTCCATCGCTAGACTGCCCGCCTTTGTTCCCTCCTCTCATCCATGACATCCATGAACTTGACCCTTCCGTTTCCTTGGACTTGGCGTCCTCAAAATGCATGGGACTTGATGGTGGTGTTGTGAACTCCTCAATCGGTTGAAGCTCTTCGAACTTTGTGAACGTGACTAGAACTCTAATGGTCGGGACTATTGGGATAGCAACCTGTGGAGGTTTTAGAATATCAAACATACCAttagttttcttttcttttttcttttgaataagACCATGACTTATTCTCTGAAGGACCCCTATTTCAGTTAAAGCACTTTTTAGTAGGTATCGAACTTGAGATCTCAACCTCTCAAGTCCAAAATCTTTCCTATCTaacaaataacaattaataCAAACATgaccaaaaaaattatatattagattaggGTTTACTCTTAGTAACTTCTCACATTAAGGTGCTTCCAGTGGAGAAAAAAGAGAATTGTAATTAgttgaatgaagaagatgatcggAAGCAATAGGATATAAATCTTCCATCAACGCTCTTGCGTTTGCATAATATCGAAAGCTTTGATCAACCACGAATGTCTCGCTTGAAACATTTCTATGGTTTCAAGAGTCTATGGAATATACTTGGTCAGATTTACCCATGACTGTCTTTGTCGTCTCAGTAAACTATTCAAAAAGCACCCATCTTATTTTCCTTACGAATCTaatcaaaactaataaatacAAAAGGAAGGCAGGTTTGTTATACAATCAGTAATTGCAActcttatcaaaataaataatgaaaaataattggtgGTATGAGCATGTGCAATGTATGTTGTTCATCCATTTAAGTGGCTTTCATGTCCATCCTCCCTATAAGGAAGACTATATAAAACCCAAAAGTTTACAGAAAGCCCTTCAAATGCTGTCAAGATCTTTCTCAGCAAATGTAAATTAAATCTTGACTTTAACAGTTCACCACCGGTGGGATAATTTGTACATTTTCTATAGATTTTGTTTTGTATTGCACCCTTTTTCAAGTTTAGgggatttttttcattttttttgctgAAGAGTTCCTACTTCATAATGACCTAAATACAACAAGAATCACAAATTTAAACTTGGATTCtgcatataaacaaattaactcTATTCTAGATATTAGTTAGtatgaaaaaatacaaaaaagaTTATCCCCGCAGTAAAGTAAGATATTACTATgtaagaaaacaaatttgaaGGAAGTGGTTACTAACCTTGACAGGGAAAGTGCCTTGAGGTAGTTTGGTAGTAAGAAGCTCCCGCAGTCTTCTAATAGCTTTAACTTTGTTGGCTAAGATGTCAAGCAACGGTAACAACTCATCTGTTCTAAGAGGAAAATCTGGGGTCAACCATAGTACAGGTCTCACACCCTTCTTATACTCGCTCTCATTTTTAGTTTCACTTGTACccgttttcttctttttcttcttcccaTTTTTGTCTTTACCCCCTTTAACATTATTCCCAGAGTCCTCCCTGGTCAACTCACCATTAGATTTCTTCAGTGTTTTAGAATCATCAGGATCATCACCACCCCCATGCTGCTTTGTGCTGTTTTTCTTGTTCCAACCAAACCAACTCTTTTTCTCCTTGGAAACTCCATTTGCTTCGGAGCTTCCATCACTGCCTTCATGTGCATCCTGAAAACTATTTTCATCCTCCTCACAGAAACCATCATTGTTACCCATGTGAAGTGCAGAATCCAACTGTTTTCTTTCTTCAGCTGTTAATACATCATCATATTCACCTCCAGTTGCCGTCTTGTCCTCATCATCGACAGAGAAAAGCTCTTCATCAGTCATTGCACCAGGAACACGCCTTGATTTCACACTCACCATTACATGAAGCATATCATAGACTTTAGCCTTCCAATTTCCAACCATCTCAGTCCTCTCCTGTCTCCTCCAATTTAAATGGGGCACGAGCTCAGCTTGAGTGACATCAATCCCCGGCCTGTACATATTCGTTTGGGACATTAAAGTCACTTCATGAGCAACTTCGGATTCAGTTGGTTGAGCACCAGCCCCCTCTAAAGCATTTGTGATTTCCTTCTCCTTGTGAGCCAATACAAGCAAAGCACCCGGTGGCAAAGTTATCCTTCCATCAGCAGATGAATATCCCTCTCCAAGGAAAAGGAAAGTTTGATCAGATCTTTGAATGCGGAACCCATCAAAGCCAGCAAGAGTCATATCTGCACGAAGATTAGAGCCACGTTTCCAAATCCGGTAGGTATCAGATGGAGCAATACGACTTATGAAGGGAATAACAGAGCTCTCAAAGTGAAACGTTATCTCCATATAGAAATCGCGAATTCGAGAAGCAGAAGCCACAATTCGCGGAAGACGACGGCACCATTTAGCCCAAGCTAGAGGTTGGTAATGTCTAGCAATAATCATAGCAATATTCTCCTCCCGGGTACAAACCGCTTCTTGTAGAGCACTCCATCCGTTCTCATTTTGAAGACTCCAATCAGCACCAGCAGCCATTAGAACCTCGGCCGCAACAGGATCGCGCAAACGAACTGCAAGATGCAGAGGGGTTTCTCTTCCCGGAACATCTCTACGATCAATGACAGCAGATATTCCATCTGCCTTAATCTCTGCATCAAGAGATTCTTGTTCGGTATTCACTTCAGAAGCTTTTGATAACCGAGGAAGGTTTAAGATCATTCTTTTTAAAGCAGCATGATCACGACGAACCACAGCTACATGAGCTGGACTGTGACTATACTTAGACCAATCTTCCATTGATTCTGTGCTCCTCTTTAGTAGTATCAAAAAGGTGTTTTTCCTTTCATTTCATCAGTCTTCTACAGTCAATCTTTAGTTCAAGATAAGAGCAACAATGCAATTAAAAAAGACTCTCCACAGAGAGAGATCTGGAAATTGAGTTAGGTTTTTTTATGATATGAGATGACACTCTGTGCACATTGAAATATCCAGTTTTCAACTTCATATCTTACTAGATCCAACTACGTACTCatatagctagctagctagctcaGTTTACTAAAAACAGtcgagagagagggagagagagagagagacctTGAAAAAGAAAACCAAACCGATCGGGTGATGCGCCTTTAACAGTATCGATTCCTCAATGTCAAGAAATTAGAGGAGCTTCGTGTAAGGGTTTAGAAGAATTGTGTAACAATGAATcgaacttcttcttcttcttcgttgaaGTCGAATCTGGAAGGTCTTTCTTCAAAGACTTGATCGGATTTGAATGCACAGTTTATTCCTCGAACCGGTAAAACCCCAACCACACAGTGCTcagatctctctctctctcctcgcTTCAACTCAACATACACGTCGAGATGTCTGATCTCTGTAAGTTTGTACGGCCAAGGGCATCACCATTGAgtccttcaatttttttttatttttttgactaCTTTCTCCGCATATTCAATAGCCCTGTGATTTTGTCTAAATTACAGGTGTACCCTTGAGAGGTTTCGTTGACAGTTATATATACTTTGAAGATAACGGGAGAAAAAGTCACGGCCGCCACTGGAGGAGGAGGGTAAACAAGGTATCTTCATTGCGCCATTTGGTAGGCCTAGATTCACTGGCTGGCTggcatttaaatttatttcaataataacaaaattatatttctcaaaattctttttttattatataattaataatcaaggaCTGAAGGAAGGAAGGCTGGCTGGCATAAAGAATGCACTGTCAATAACTTGGCACAACACACACCCCTCATGGACTTTAGTTTGGTTCAAATTTTACTGTACATCACAAAATTCAAGACCCCACTCGACCCGGATTGTTACCGAGTTGGCCCATCATGCCCAACAATATCAAGATTGGTAGTAAGGTAAGCTGGAAGAAATCAAGAAAAATCCTGGTGTCAAAATTCCCATAAGAGgataaacaaaaataacttgTAATTTTggtgtatttttttattattacttttttagaACGTTGAATTACACTTCTTTTTGGAGTGACTAATTTCCGCGTGTTAAGCACACATTTAACCCGACGGAGAATTTGTAACCTGACAGACTCAAACTCAGGACCACAGAGAAGAtagggatatccacctcttgttaaaaaaaaataatttttttggagAATTAAAGGAaaactcaaagcgctttcaATACAATCGAACCGTgacattttgatctcttaagtcGGCTCTTACCACTTGACTACCTTGGTAGAATTTTAAAGGGAACAACGGATAGCCCGTAAACACACTTTCTGACGGactcgaacccaagaccttaGGGTGAGAATATTCACCTCTTGTTGCCGACTGCTAGACTAAAAGAGGGGAtgacaaaaataactttattttatacttatagAGATTAACCTTTTTTTTGCGCAAATTTAACAACTCAGAATATAACTTCAAAAGCTAGTCCTTAGAATTGGAGAAGCCAAAGTGTTTTAATAAAACCCACACCAGAATTCCAATTGGGGATCCAAGTTAGACCCCTCTAATTAAatcataacaataataataataagagtgtGAATGCACAGTAAATTCCTTAAGATTAACATACAGAAACCTCAATACAAATTGTGTCAATATTTGCAAGAAGAAGCTGGACGAGGAACATTAAATAACAgtacttcaaaaaaaaaaacaaaaaaaaaaagtaaaaatgttAATCATATGGGCATTCGATTTCCTGTTGGGAATTAAAGTAGGAAAATACAagtctaaaaaagaaaaagtcttGACATAATTCCGTCTAGCAACTAGAATGAAATTTATCAACTTTGCAATTTTACCACCATCCCCTAAATCGAGAGTATTTCCCAGTTGACCACTTTTCACAAGATTTCCAATTTTCCCAGTCAATGATACATCAATGCAGCCTTCTATCGATCTCATTGAATAATAGTccagaaaaaaaattaatttgtcagTTGGGTAGATTAACAGTCTGAAGCTAAAGCTGCTTCCGGAAACCCTGGCAGTTGAGAGACATGAACCACAATTAAGCAAtgcaaagaaaaaaatcaaatgaaccTAAATCAATTTCAATATAGAGATGATACCAGAAAACTGTACAAGTTTTGGAACTAACATCATGGATTTATTTCAGATACCAATTTACATTTAAGCTATGAAAATATCATAAACACACTAACTTAGTCattgtttgaatttcaaataacccgTTATTTAATGAACAATCTAATCATCTACCAAAATACtgtatatttgaaatatatactatatttatACTCCTATTGTCTTTTTATCCAAATAGCCTGATTTCCAATcacttacatcaaacaaggttataCTTGGAAGATATTTTACCATGTCTCTACCTCTCCGTTGGTTTCAGAaatggttattcaaataaccctaaatcaaacaagaccttaaaGAAAAACAGATGTTTTCGTTTTAGTTACTTCATCACCTTGAAGAAACTAACACCATTAAGCTATGACTTCAAACCATGTAAATTGGCTTTGGGAGAAACCTTTTTCCTTCTGAAGTATCCTCCAGCATTAGAGATATTTAAGGACTCTACAAAATTAACAGAAAATTTCTACTATTGCATCCATTGAATCATTTCATTACTCTCCTCTGTCacaatgattttaaaaaaatgatttattttttctaattgttTTGCAACTAGGTTTATTCCTGGAGGAGGCCAGCATGACCCTATAGTCATGCGGTCATGCCCTCACTTAAATGAGGGAGTTGTTAGTGGGTAATCAGCTGGATTTGAAGCAGAAAATTATACACAACCTCTCTGCAGTATATGCCAGgtgttaaaaacaaaatcattgaaTTGCAGAAAGATTCATTACCAAAATTTTCTTACTGACAAAAAATCCCCTTCTGAgctcatttggaaacactttttttgTCAGTTATTTGATTAGGAGGTGGAACCAAAATGAGATCAAGTTGAAAACATAAGACGGTTTCTCATCTGGATGCGGTTTGAGTTCCAGATTCAAAAACAGAAAGTGTTTCCATATGGGATATACTAAATCTAGAAACAtggaaaacaaaagaaaatactaCTAAGCATAAGCAATGTGACTTACcatcttgaattcaaaatggGGCCTCAAGTGATTCATCCCAAGCATCACCACTTCCATTCGATGCATCCTCGGCATCTTCTTCCATAGAAAGCCTAATATACTCCCTGTGAGCGAAACGATCCCACTCCGTCAAGTGTGGATTCTCACGTTCCTGAATACATTAATACAATTACAACTTGACGTGAATAAATTAAGTTCAGCCACAAAATAAATAGCAGTTGCTAGTAAAAGAATAATATAGCAGTTGCTAGTATGTGTATAGAACTCACTTGACGAATGAGAAATGGGTCACGAGATTCAAAAgccataaatttattaagattgaAAAGGATGTTGAAAAAGCTTCCTGAGAGCTTACAGCCCTTCAAGTCACGTAATGTAAAGTAGCTCTCATCCTGCAAACAAAACAAGGATTTTTCAGTGTCATCCATGACATGCTGCTTACTTGAAATACTTTGCCAACTTCTCCTCAAGAAGAAGCCATAAGCATGAGTTGCTAAACACTAATACTGACATAATGGTTTCTAAAAGGAGCTAGGTTAATAAGGATCTAATGAGAACAAATATATCTTGGAATGATGATGattgaaaacaaaacaaaaaaatatatgaaactaTTTTACTGCAAAAGAATGGGTAAGGTACAATATTTGGGCAGTTCTGGGAGAAAAGAGCACCAGAAAGGGAGATAGTCCACCTCAATAAGTGAAAAAGAAACCCAAGCCCTAGTTGTAGCTGAACAAAACCTCAAAAGTTCAGTACTCAAACTTTGGCCTTGTTCGATGAAGGGTTAATTCAAATAACCTCTTATCCCATCATCAATAACTTCAACAATCaaatcataaactaaaatacTAGCATAGccttactttatattttacaacatattaaaatattaaatacaaatgatCTTTTTAGTTTAACCCAAATAACCACAGATAATCTACTTTTCGTCAAACaagatttttcttcaaaatataggattatttaaaaaaaaaaaaaaaactcttattgaGAGGGAGAAAAGGTAAAAGAATTAGTTGATGGTCATATCTTGATGAGGAACTATTAACCTCCAGAAATTTGGGAACTCATAAGCTACCTATAACACTTTTTCTTCACAGATAAgcatgaataattattttgtttttttggtcaATTATTGGAACATGTTATTGAGAATCCATCAGGATGTAACAAATACTTGTAATGTTGTAGGCTTGTAGCAGGTATTATCCAAGTTACAAAACCCAAAGAAATTTcacaatatttaaattgaataaccTCTGGTCCAATCATATCAACAATCTGACACAAAATATCCTCGAAGAGAACAGGCTCCTGAGCCATGCATTCCATACGATGCAACTGCTCCTCATAAAAGAAGAGCATTTCGTTCCTCGTCAAAATCCCATTCGCATCCAAGTCTATGCATTTGAACCTGAAGATGAAAATGAACAACCAAAAAGTAGTAAGCTGACTAGCTTTTTTTTGTACTTTTGACCCCTTTTAAATTGTACTTCCTGTTTAGTATTGGAGCAATTAACAGCAATTGTTACAGCCAACGTATCAGAAAGAGAATTAAACATGGAACACTCAACTTATTCCAGTGCagtagttataatttttttacagaATTTGTAACAATGGCATCGAGTATATACTGTTAATTATCAAATAGTCCTTAAAGTTTCTAACAAACAACTTAATTTCCTTGAATATGTGAGTTTCCCAAGGCCCTCACCCTGCATGTAAATCTCACCAAGTACCAAACATAAAGGACTCCAATTCCAGCATCAAGACACTTAACCAAAACTTTCTGTAATCATTATTAGTTGGCTTTCTTTCCTAATTTTCCTCTGTTTGAAACTGTGAACACAAAATGCATTCACAgtcaaaatgatataaaatgttgacttttttcaaaaaaaaaaaagaagataaggGGATATAATGCAACAAATCGATCCACCCTTAAAACCAAAGAGAAGAAGGCTTCATTTACTTACTTTCTTACTTTTTATCTTTCTAAATTAGAAACAAATGTTTAGAAAGCCTCTGAACTAAGCAAAAGAGACTCCCTAAATTTTGAAAACTACAAAATCAATCAAAGGTTTTCATTAAAGGTATATATTTTGGCCCTTGGATAAAGGAATCATCTTATTAATTCTGATGACATTAGTGTGGCTGAAATTCAAGCTTAGGTGGCGATTTCTAAGGGCAACTCTTAAAAGTTACCAAAGACAACAGAACAACTCCTGAAGGAGGGCTAATATGCACGCTTTAGAAAAACTATTGGCTCAATTTGTACCTTCTACGGGTGTAGGCGGCTTATGTGTCTCTTTGAAATAGGACAGATGGGTACATGGTCTTTACCCAAGTTTATCTTATTTTTGCTTATATTTTGACCTATCCTATTTAAGGTCATGATGAGCCAATTGTATACAAAATTACAAATAGTACAGCTTTGATCAATTTATAGGAAATAAACAGGCATTATAGCATCAGGGGAGAACACATACCAGAATTCAAGGCTAGGCTCAGAAGTTTTATCCTCCTCTGACAGTATGAAGTAAACAAAATCTTCATATCCCATTTTTCCCTCTACCTTACTAGTAAAAGTCCTCGCGACCTGCATGCATATTAGAATCACATAAGGAAAAGGAATAAAGAATAATAGTTCAACAACAAAACCTATGCAGAATAAAAAGACTATAAGTAAAGGACCTTAGCCTTACACCAACAtgagaataacataattgaacAGGTAATTAAGAAACAACACAAACCTGAGAAAATACTCTATCCACGATCCTGTAAGTGAGTGCATGGCTCCCATATCTAATAAGGTTCTCTTTATCTATTAAGAAATCGTGGTCTGAATCGAGCTCCCAGAATTTGCAGTAGATTACATAGAAATGTTCATAGGAGAAGTACCTAATAAAATAGGAAAGCTTAAATCAGCAAGAAACAGGAAttgttacaaaatataaaattagatggAACATGAGCTTccaagaaatatgaaaacagaGTAGCTCAAACATTCTTTAACCAAAAAGAAATGCATTTATCTCAGATTGCTTTATAAGAAGACTATCTGATACAACATAAATATGTAAATGTAGCCTAGACGTTCTTTAATCAATGAGCAgcacaatatttaaatatttatatgagaaaACTTCAACTTACAGACACCTTATTCATTTGGTCTAAGCAGggaattaaattcattttattttctggTTTTGGGGGGGGACATGGAAGTTCATACAAAGATCCACCAAGCCAAAGTTCAAGATAACTCCAAATTAGGCTCCTTTATCCCATTTATGTGGAAGAGATCATGCATTGAGACCAAATGAACcacaaagaaataaacaaattgatacaaaaataaacacatttttatcatcacACCTTAGAACCTTGTTGATGTCCTCTTCTTCATCTGCATGTTGCATGCCAGCAATCAAGTTGCTGCGTTTCAACTCCCTGAGTGTAAGGCGACCATTACCCGATCTATTCACGTAGAAAAATATTCTGTATACAACAGTTTCAGCTGGAAAATTGATGTGAAAAAATAGGTCATTCTGACAAGTGGAGATAATATATAGGTATCTGAATGTGGGAAAAAATCCAATGCATTTAATCAAATACTAATAAAGAAATATCATTCAAATGATAAAGTGCCCATTAACACATGTGGTGGACCATGTAGAAGGATCACAACAGAAGAACCTTTGAAGGGAAGAGCTATGGGAAAGAAAGGATCAAAAGTCCCATACTTCACGTGTATTCATCAGTTACAAAAAGGGGGGCTGCACGGGATGGGAATATTTCAATTTGATAAGAATCTAAGCTAATCTTCTGTCtcttattttttgttttcctaTGTAACACATTGAACGAACCTTCCATTCGTCTTTTTAATTCTTACAAAAAGTTGAccttaaaaaaagaataatgtaAAAGATATCGGTACTGAAGGGAGAAGAAACACTTTCTGCATTCTTCTAGACATTTTCAGATagaattaacacattttttaggGGATTTGTCTAAACAACTCATCTTTTGcttaatagaaacatatttaAACTGAAATGCTCTCCCGAGCTctaaaaatatgtaaagttCAGACAGGCATGATCTTACATAGGAAGCcattaataaaagttaacaaCTAAATTTGGAAGCAAAACctaagaaataaaaacaagcAGCCTCACAACAAAACCAATATATCACATGAAAGGAAAATTATTGTATcaatttgaaacaaaaaaaaaaaaaaacttgaggTGGATGTAGAAACACACCATATCTTTCTTGAAATTCAGGTGTGCTTTGCAAGAACTCCAAGCCGGGGTGAGTAGACAAAAGTTCTCGAAGCACGGGTTTAAAGTCATCCTGCagtataaatagaaaatatccAAAGAATAAACAACATATCAGCAAATTTGTGTATATGCAAAAATTATAGCACCTGAAACTAATTTGACAAACATGCAACCTTTGGCAAGATAATTTGCACGTCAAAATGCAGATCAAGCTCTAGTATGCACAACAATTCTCCATGAAGAAGAAGGCAAATAAAACCTGAATGAGATATTTATGATCCGGCTGCTTTAGGATTGTGAAAATCTGGGTTGCAGTATCCTTCATCAACATGCCACCATTGACCCAATAATCTACAAAATCGTCCCTGCATGTATATTCACACGAATAAGAACATTTAAACATTGATAATGAGACGATAACCCCAAAGAAAGACTTAAGCCCATGGATAAAGAAAGGTAATTTTTCAATCATACAATCTCATAGATAGACAGGTCTAAGAATTGCCAACAAAATCAATCAGAAACTCGTTGTACTATCTTACACAACAAGCAGACTAATTCAGATGATCAACCAAGTCATAGTACACAATCAGGGGTTCTGCTTAAAGGGATTTTTTGGGAGCACTTTTCTAGTGGTTTTCCAATGCAGGATGATAAACTTGATACAAAACATATATCAATCTCTAAAAAAACACCACCACCTGATGAAAATAACAAAACTATTGAGCAGCACAGCCAGTGTCCCCGTACACTCTCTAAAAGAGCCATATAACAGTAGAAAACAAGCAGTTACTTGGCACATGCAACATCAGATATACATTTCTTAAGGCTACGAAGACATCATCAAGATTCAGGGAAGATTACACAATGATTTTCAGAGAGCAGACGCCTTACTTTTCAATTTCTGAGAGCGCAGTAAGCAAC is drawn from Impatiens glandulifera chromosome 3, dImpGla2.1, whole genome shotgun sequence and contains these coding sequences:
- the LOC124928726 gene encoding ankyrin repeat domain-containing protein 13C-B-like, translated to MEDWSKYSHSPAHVAVVRRDHAALKRMILNLPRLSKASEVNTEQESLDAEIKADGISAVIDRRDVPGRETPLHLAVRLRDPVAAEVLMAAGADWSLQNENGWSALQEAVCTREENIAMIIARHYQPLAWAKWCRRLPRIVASASRIRDFYMEITFHFESSVIPFISRIAPSDTYRIWKRGSNLRADMTLAGFDGFRIQRSDQTFLFLGEGYSSADGRITLPPGALLVLAHKEKEITNALEGAGAQPTESEVAHEVTLMSQTNMYRPGIDVTQAELVPHLNWRRQERTEMVGNWKAKVYDMLHVMVSVKSRRVPGAMTDEELFSVDDEDKTATGGEYDDVLTAEERKQLDSALHMGNNDGFCEEDENSFQDAHEGSDGSSEANGVSKEKKSWFGWNKKNSTKQHGGGDDPDDSKTLKKSNGELTREDSGNNVKGGKDKNGKKKKKKTGTSETKNESEYKKGVRPVLWLTPDFPLRTDELLPLLDILANKVKAIRRLRELLTTKLPQGTFPVKVAIPIVPTIRVLVTFTKFEELQPIEEFTTPPSSPMHFEDAKSKETEGSSSWMSWMRGGNKGGQSSDGESRSFRDDLVDPFNIPSDYVWIDANEKKRRMKAKRARNRKQRKHTPARNADLEE
- the LOC124929234 gene encoding serine/threonine protein phosphatase 2A regulatory subunit B''beta-like isoform X2, with the translated sequence MDVDFIGDLCSLDVELLMLTEVSPLTLKANPYLAEKLFDQWLSQPETSLLVKSLLTNAKAGVPLNVPGTSSSPKATSSNSLPSMFPAGSAPPLSPRSSSGSPRTAKQRLGPSNLSSPLKRINEPHKELIPQFYFKNGFPPPNELKERCLFRINQFFFGHVDGLQINEFKPLTREICKLPSFFSTKLFKNIDVNCSGYVTRDDFVDYWVNGGMLMKDTATQIFTILKQPDHKYLIQDDFKPVLRELLSTHPGLEFLQSTPEFQERYAETVVYRIFFYVNRSGNGRLTLRELKRSNLIAGMQHADEEEDINKVLRYFSYEHFYVIYCKFWELDSDHDFLIDKENLIRYGSHALTYRIVDRVFSQVARTFTSKVEGKMGYEDFVYFILSEEDKTSEPSLEFWFKCIDLDANGILTRNEMLFFYEEQLHRMECMAQEPVLFEDILCQIVDMIGPEDESYFTLRDLKGCKLSGSFFNILFNLNKFMAFESRDPFLIRQERENPHLTEWDRFAHREYIRLSMEEDAEDASNGSGDAWDESLEAPF
- the LOC124929234 gene encoding serine/threonine protein phosphatase 2A regulatory subunit B''beta-like isoform X1, whose translation is MDVDFIGDLCSLDVELLMLTEVSPLTLKANPYLAEKLFDQWLSQPETSLLVKSLLTNAKAGVPLNVPGTSSSPKATSSNSLPSMFPAGSAPPLSPRSSSGSPRTAKQRLGPSNLSSPLKRINEPHKELIPQFYFKNGFPPPNELKERCLFRINQFFFGHVDGLQINGEMYSEVCPCKMYIEKFMLSYDFPMNAIINFPAFCFSEFKPLTREICKLPSFFSTKLFKNIDVNCSGYVTRDDFVDYWVNGGMLMKDTATQIFTILKQPDHKYLIQDDFKPVLRELLSTHPGLEFLQSTPEFQERYAETVVYRIFFYVNRSGNGRLTLRELKRSNLIAGMQHADEEEDINKVLRYFSYEHFYVIYCKFWELDSDHDFLIDKENLIRYGSHALTYRIVDRVFSQVARTFTSKVEGKMGYEDFVYFILSEEDKTSEPSLEFWFKCIDLDANGILTRNEMLFFYEEQLHRMECMAQEPVLFEDILCQIVDMIGPEDESYFTLRDLKGCKLSGSFFNILFNLNKFMAFESRDPFLIRQERENPHLTEWDRFAHREYIRLSMEEDAEDASNGSGDAWDESLEAPF